The following are from one region of the Odontesthes bonariensis isolate fOdoBon6 chromosome 12, fOdoBon6.hap1, whole genome shotgun sequence genome:
- the scel gene encoding sciellin isoform X1, with the protein MSRYTVRPYKSSSLAVDDNKKASLLKDNSWIRKDSDEDEPVDHDPNFGRTVLSRYRSNETLASSSEPAEVKTTKPVSSSSSVQALSKRFSGSQDELRSSTLPSSKTTSSYTKRYSSGKTIEPIKTTTPVKEEPKTSTKTTTVTKNGSTTETTITTTQSLKSPVLKSPTKTETFTERVKSSSKGSQYSTYTPTRTTKVTSTKDAEDKLYDDLIPSSIKDDSSTKNSKTTVTTTETVAVKISPDKNAKDILYNSLIPSSIKDNVPDSKTTVTSTETVTVKSSPNEDGFKTTKTTRTSSTAEDELYGSLLPKSITSDLSSPVRTSITKRESVTVDSSRGGESPTLNSPTSTRTTRYSSYTDDTPSTRSSSYSDSYSSDPKTYSYSKPDSSYEYTSVTGPTAYTKTSYRSSSRSNDSDPIYSKSSTKNVYSSSERPVLEKDLCTICHKSFIGDAKMVLDDMKINCHATCFKCDVCNSNLGNLRAGDSMWIYKRMVHCENCFDITREKWRR; encoded by the exons ATGAGCAGGTATACAGTAAGACCTT ATAAGAGCTCCAGCCTGGCAGTTGATGACAACAAGAAAGCATCCCTGCTGAAAGACAACAGCTGGATCAGAAAAGACAGTGATGAGGACGAACCTGTCGA CCATGACCCAAACTTTGGCAGAACTGTGCTAAGCCGGTACAGGTCCAATGAAACTCTTGCAAG CAGCTCAGAGCCTGCGGAGGTGAAAACCACCAAACCTGTAAGCTCGTCATCATCTGTGCAAGCTCTCTCCAAGAG GTTCAGTGGAAGTCAGGATGAGCTAAGGAGCAG CACCCTCCCTTCCAGCAAGACCACATCCTCTTACACCAAACG ATATTCAAGTGGGAAGACTATTGAGCCCATCAA GACTACAACCCCTGTCAAGGAGGAACCGAAAACAAG cacaaaaACCACAACAGTGACCAAAAATGGCAGTACCACCGagaccaccatcaccaccacccAGAGCCTGAA atcTCCTGTCCTTAAATCACCCACCAAGACTGAGACCTTCACCGAGCGTGTTAAGTCTTCAAGCAAAGG GTCACAGTACTCAACCTACACTCCCACCAGAACAACAAAAGTGACCAGCACTAAAGA TGCAGAAGACAAGCTCTACGACGATCTCATCCCCTCATCTATCAAGGATGACTCCTCAACCAAAAACAG CAAAACAACTGTCACCACAACTGAGACTGTGGCAGTGAAAATCAGCCCTGACAAAAA TGCCAAGGACATACTCTACAACTCACTCATTCCCAGCTCTATCAAAGACAATGTCCCCGACAG CAAAACAACTGTGACCAGTACTGAGACTGTGACGGTGAAGAGCAGCCCTAATGA GGATGGTTTTAAAACTACAAAAACAACAAGGACTTCTTCTAC GGCTGAGGATGAACTGTACGGCTCCCTTCTGCCTAAATCTATCACATCTGATCTCTCTTCGCCTGTTAG GACAAGCATCACAAAGAGAGAGAGTGTCACAGTGGacagcagcagagg AGGAGAAAGCCCAACTCTGAACTCACCAACCTCCACACGTACCACCAG GTACAGCTCGTACACTGATGATACTCCCTCTACACGCAGCAGCTCCTACAG TGACAGCTACAGCAGTGACCCTAAAACCTACTCTTACTCCAAACCAGACTCCAG ttATGAGTACACCAGTGTGACCGGTCCCACTGCCTACACCAAAACATCATACAGGAGTAGCAG CAGGTCAAATGATTCCGATCCGATCTACTCTAAATCATCCACGAAGAACGTGTATTCATCTTCTGAAAG GCCGGTGCTTGAGAAAGACCTGTGCACCATCTGCCATAAATCCTTTATTGGTGATGCCAAAATGGTCCTGGATGACATGAAGATCAACTGCCATGCAACCTGCTTTAAA TGTGATGTGTGTAACAGCAATCTGGGTAATCTGAGAGCTGGGGACAGCATGTGGATCTACAAACGCATGGTGCACTGTGAAAACTGCTTTGACATCACCAGAG AAAAATGGCGACGCTGA
- the scel gene encoding sciellin isoform X2: MSRYTVRPYKSSSLAVDDNKKASLLKDNSWIRKDSDEDEPVDHDPNFGRTVLSRYRSNETLASSEPAEVKTTKPVSSSSSVQALSKRFSGSQDELRSSTLPSSKTTSSYTKRYSSGKTIEPIKTTTPVKEEPKTSTKTTTVTKNGSTTETTITTTQSLKSPVLKSPTKTETFTERVKSSSKGSQYSTYTPTRTTKVTSTKDAEDKLYDDLIPSSIKDDSSTKNSKTTVTTTETVAVKISPDKNAKDILYNSLIPSSIKDNVPDSKTTVTSTETVTVKSSPNEDGFKTTKTTRTSSTAEDELYGSLLPKSITSDLSSPVRTSITKRESVTVDSSRGGESPTLNSPTSTRTTRYSSYTDDTPSTRSSSYSDSYSSDPKTYSYSKPDSSYEYTSVTGPTAYTKTSYRSSSRSNDSDPIYSKSSTKNVYSSSERPVLEKDLCTICHKSFIGDAKMVLDDMKINCHATCFKCDVCNSNLGNLRAGDSMWIYKRMVHCENCFDITREKWRR; this comes from the exons ATGAGCAGGTATACAGTAAGACCTT ATAAGAGCTCCAGCCTGGCAGTTGATGACAACAAGAAAGCATCCCTGCTGAAAGACAACAGCTGGATCAGAAAAGACAGTGATGAGGACGAACCTGTCGA CCATGACCCAAACTTTGGCAGAACTGTGCTAAGCCGGTACAGGTCCAATGAAACTCTTGCAAG CTCAGAGCCTGCGGAGGTGAAAACCACCAAACCTGTAAGCTCGTCATCATCTGTGCAAGCTCTCTCCAAGAG GTTCAGTGGAAGTCAGGATGAGCTAAGGAGCAG CACCCTCCCTTCCAGCAAGACCACATCCTCTTACACCAAACG ATATTCAAGTGGGAAGACTATTGAGCCCATCAA GACTACAACCCCTGTCAAGGAGGAACCGAAAACAAG cacaaaaACCACAACAGTGACCAAAAATGGCAGTACCACCGagaccaccatcaccaccacccAGAGCCTGAA atcTCCTGTCCTTAAATCACCCACCAAGACTGAGACCTTCACCGAGCGTGTTAAGTCTTCAAGCAAAGG GTCACAGTACTCAACCTACACTCCCACCAGAACAACAAAAGTGACCAGCACTAAAGA TGCAGAAGACAAGCTCTACGACGATCTCATCCCCTCATCTATCAAGGATGACTCCTCAACCAAAAACAG CAAAACAACTGTCACCACAACTGAGACTGTGGCAGTGAAAATCAGCCCTGACAAAAA TGCCAAGGACATACTCTACAACTCACTCATTCCCAGCTCTATCAAAGACAATGTCCCCGACAG CAAAACAACTGTGACCAGTACTGAGACTGTGACGGTGAAGAGCAGCCCTAATGA GGATGGTTTTAAAACTACAAAAACAACAAGGACTTCTTCTAC GGCTGAGGATGAACTGTACGGCTCCCTTCTGCCTAAATCTATCACATCTGATCTCTCTTCGCCTGTTAG GACAAGCATCACAAAGAGAGAGAGTGTCACAGTGGacagcagcagagg AGGAGAAAGCCCAACTCTGAACTCACCAACCTCCACACGTACCACCAG GTACAGCTCGTACACTGATGATACTCCCTCTACACGCAGCAGCTCCTACAG TGACAGCTACAGCAGTGACCCTAAAACCTACTCTTACTCCAAACCAGACTCCAG ttATGAGTACACCAGTGTGACCGGTCCCACTGCCTACACCAAAACATCATACAGGAGTAGCAG CAGGTCAAATGATTCCGATCCGATCTACTCTAAATCATCCACGAAGAACGTGTATTCATCTTCTGAAAG GCCGGTGCTTGAGAAAGACCTGTGCACCATCTGCCATAAATCCTTTATTGGTGATGCCAAAATGGTCCTGGATGACATGAAGATCAACTGCCATGCAACCTGCTTTAAA TGTGATGTGTGTAACAGCAATCTGGGTAATCTGAGAGCTGGGGACAGCATGTGGATCTACAAACGCATGGTGCACTGTGAAAACTGCTTTGACATCACCAGAG AAAAATGGCGACGCTGA
- the slain1a gene encoding SLAIN motif-containing protein 1a, whose protein sequence is MEAEVLSPQMMADVNGNNKITNAELEVLKLQELVRKLERQNEQLRTRANAVNNCSVGPHLQTSLSCLHGVTTCSTDNFPSKYDISSPTRSRSCVSARRGAAEEPFAYFQPSSVSPDAAVEDSGAAGATTVLDEVDILDLNAVLPVGEPDSWLYVSPKAKLHSESALSPMQWCRQVLDHPGPEVELAKMTFCHRLDQAKRWRGVSSVRPYSCIEGFSTLSCPVLPYTKPAALTDTPAPLSSSGQSFLQPTLPLRAGCSLSDRAPTFLSNSTLHHIGRRHAAITPQSSLDSEAGVSELEDDSITMSYKLQDMTDVEVMARLQEESLRQDYASTSATATHRSSSFSLHSLRRSEMDLEEEDEEDEGYDQLPPPQPRLFRTGSMQRGSLPHSHTFSSFRDCRRSSATPQFSLSGLSQFSGPSSLITEAHTAYRGSTDKLRRSMPNLIRAPSMPSVPSIPCLASPANPPSNGPSSLPAMPSLRSSQSFDSSNGLARLQSSIPSPGQLGQRVQSVGNFPTTLRHPLKATAYVSPTVQQGPTSTSLSTSTSLNSIPSSVALPQPLKPSSSLLPQALKASTNQSAAPRSSLPRPASFIGASGLPRASKITQPTRSLLTPPKSLAALSALRDGSWKDGCY, encoded by the exons ATGGAAGCAGAGGTGTTGAGCCCCCAGATGATGGCAGACGTCAACGGCAACAATAAAATCACCAACGCGGAGCTGGAGGTGTTAAAGCTTCAGGAATTGGTCCGAAAATTGGAGAGGCAAAACGAACAATTGCGGACGAGAGCGAACGCTGTAAACAATTGCTCCGTCGGCCCTCATCTCCAGACCTCGTTGTCGTGTCTGCATGGTGTTACGACGTGCTCCACTGACAATTTCCCCAGTAAATATGACATATCGAGTCCGACGCGGTCGCGTTCTTGTGTCTCCGCGCGTCGGGGTGCAGCGGAGGAGCCGTTCGCCTATTTTCAGCCGAGCTCGGTGTCTCCTGATGCCGCTGTGGAGGACAGCGGCGCCGCTGGTGCCACAACTGTTTTGGATGAGGTTGATATTTTGGACCTCAACGCCGTGCTCCCCGTTGGAGAGCCGGATAGCTG GTTGTACGTGAGCCCCAAAGCGAAGCTGCACAGTGAGAGTGCCCTCAGCCCTATGCAGTGGTGCAGGCAGGTCCTGGACCACCCTGGGCCTGAGGTGGAGCTGGCTAAGATGACCTTCTGTCACAGACTGGACCAAG CGAAGCGATGGCGAGGAGTCTCCTCCGTTCGTCCATACAGCTGCATAGAGGGGTTCTCCACCCTCAGCTGCCCCGTCCTGCCTTACACTAAACCTGCTGCACTAACTGACACCCCAG CGCCATTGTCCTCATCTGGACAGTCTTTTCTCCAGCCGACTCTCCCTCTCAGGGCCGGCTGCAGCCTCAGCGACAGAGCGCCCACCTTCCTATCAAACTCTACTCTCCACC ATATCGGTCGCCGTCATGCAGCCATCACACCCCAGTCTTCCCTGGACAGTGAAGCGGGTGTGTCAGAGCTGGAGGATGACTCCATCACCATGAGCTACAAACTGCAGGACATGACAGATGTGGAGGTCATGGCAAGGCTTCAGGAGGAGA gtctccgacaggactaCGCCTCTACCTCAGCCACAGCCACCCACCGcagctccagcttctccttgcACTCCCTGAGGCGCAGCGAGATGGatctggaggaggaggatgaggaggacgaGGGGTACGACCAGCTCCCTCCTCCCCAGCCTCGGCTTTTCCGCACAGGGTCTATGCAGCGGGGCAGCCTGCCCCATTCTCACACCTTCTCCAGTTTCAGAGACTGCAGACGCAGCTCAGCCACCCCTCAGTTTTCCCTCAGTGGACTCTCTCAATTCTCTGGACCTTCCAGCCTGATAACAGAAGCACACACAGCATACAGAGGCAGCACAG ACAAGCTACGAAGAAGCATGCCCAACCTGATCCGAGCTCCCAGCATGCCTAGTGTTCCCAGTATTCCTTGCCTGGCTTCCCCCGCCAACCCACCCTCCAATGGCCCTTCCTCCCTGCCAGCGATGCCCTCCCTCCGGAGCAGCCAGAGCTTTGATTCATCCAATGGACTCGCACGACTCCAGTCCTCCA TTCCTTCCCCAGGCCAGCTCGGCCAACGAGTCCAGAGCGTTGGAAACTTCCCCACCACTCTGCGACACCCTCTAAAAGCAACAGCCTATGTAAGCCCTACAGTGCAGCAGGGTCCCACATCCACCTCTCTGTCCACCTCCACCAGTTTAAACTCCATCCCAAGCAGTGTTGCACTGCCTCAGCCCCTCAAACCCAGCAGCAGTTTGCTGCCACAGGCCCTGAAAGCCAGCACCAACCAGTCTGCTGCCCCACGCAGTTCCCTTCCTCGACCGGCCTCCTTCATCGGAGCAAGTGGACTTCCACGTGCAAGTAAAATCACACAACCGACACGCAG TTTGCTGACTCCTCCAAagagcctggctgctttgagcGCCCTGAGGGACGGCAGCTGGAAAGACGGCTGCTACTGA
- the LOC142395954 gene encoding uncharacterized protein LOC142395954, whose amino-acid sequence MPNKAQEDAVINLKTLQEISRQLGFEWTVLAYELGFDRAEIGRFHTRSTEKSVQARTMLENWYERSWDKPNKTKLLQDGLERAGRRDLAEKLRCLHWGHQKLSKRVELPSAFPFIITVHKTIRNQDALRRINDLSRRFT is encoded by the exons ATGCCCAACAAAGCTCAAGAG gaTGCCGTGATCAACCTGAAGACCCTGCAGGAGATTTCCAGGCAGCTCGGCTTTGAGTGGACAGTTTTGGCGTATGAGCTTGGCTTCGACAGAGCTGAGATAGGACGGTTTCACACCAGATCCACGGAGAAGAGCGTGCAGGCCAGGACCATGTTGGAAAACTG GTACGAGAGGTCATGGGATAAGCCCAATAAGACCAAGCTGCTGCAGGATGGACTGGAGCGAGCAGGCAGACGCGATCTGGCTGAGAAACTGCGCTGCCTCCACTGGGGTCACCAGAAGCTGAGCAAAAGAGTTGAGCTTCCCTCTGCTTTCCCCTTCATCATCACAGTCCATAAGACCATTCGCAACCAAGACGCACTGCGCAGAATCAACGACCTCAGCCGTAGGTTCACTTAA
- the kbtbd7 gene encoding kelch repeat and BTB domain-containing protein 7 has translation MATALSCFTGPEVLEDVKHARGLMNELKSLYDCRLLGDVTIRVECEEESLEQSGDSSGGDVGQLFLCSRNVLAAASPYFKSMFTGGLNESMQERVVIRGVDSESMSVIIDYCYTGRVTITESNVQRLYAAANMLQLEYIRKACSSFMTRRLDLSNCVGILKFADTYDNPELKENAQAFIARNFSQVCNGGELCELDLVQLKNLLSLDTLDVDCEKKVCSAALQWIEVNAPPNEEDALRALKCVRWNLFSEKDKCFLESLMARPLIEKYLSSFFNRSAEDSCGKSAALDVPKHRIGVSAKEMILFFGLPNDNIMCCDPYSEDLYFMAPPLEDLSSQDYKRSTMESLIACATPDNNLYLASHLSKHFWLYNPVLNSWQELAERPLGRIHSGMGYLNGHVYLLGGRNPVTDARLKEVECYSIQRNQWTFVAPLPHSLGKMQVVALNDHLYVVNKRRMLCYDPKRNRWRHCGSLRRDKLHKACVFQDQIICVCDIPVVKAYSPTRGEWRRLGDIPIDSRALNYQVIQHNNKLLLLTQTLLQHNKNRVLIHEYDPGRDTWKNIMAVYVSTLGPVCVSTRVYPVCLGSAHSFSTEEDDDSGSSADWDLDGLTDADSDSGSSSSFSDENW, from the coding sequence ATGGCTACGGCGTTGAGTTGCTTCACTGGTCCCGAGGTGCTGGAGGACGTGAAGCATGCCCGGGGTTTGATGAATGAGCTGAAGTCATTGTACGACTGCCGGCTGCTCGGAGACGTTACTATCAGAGTGGAGTGTGAGGAGGAGTCGCTGGAGCAAAGCGGAGACTCGAGCGGAGGGGACGTTGGCCAACTTTTCTTGTGTAGCCGCAACGTCCTAGCCGCTGCCAGCCCCTACTTCAAAAGCATGTTCACCGGGGGATTAAACGAGAGCATGCAGGAAAGGGTTGTCATCCGCGGGGTGGACTCTGAATCCATGTCTGTCATCATCGATTACTGTTACACAGGCAGGGTGACCATCACGGAGAGCAACGTCCAGAGGCTGTACGCAGCTGCCAACATGCTCCAGCTCGAGTACATCAGGAAGGCTTGCTCCAGTTTCATGACAAGGAGGCTGGATCTCTCCAACTGCGTGGGCATACTGAAGTTTGCGGACACTTATGACAATCCTGAGTTGAAGGAGAACGCCCAAGCTTTCATAGCCAGGAACTTCAGCCAGGTGTGCAATGGAGGGGAGCTTTGCGAGCTGGACTTGGTTCAGTTGAAGAACCTGTTGTCTCTGGATACCTTGGACGTGGACTGTGAGAAGAAGGTATGCTCGGCTGCTCTACAGTGGATAGAGGTGAACGCGCCGCCAAATGAAGAGGATGCACTGCGAGCGCTGAAGTGTGTGCGCTGGAACTTGTTCAGCGAGAAGGACAAGTGTTTCCTGGAGAGTCTCATGGCGAGGCCTTTAATCGAGAAGTACCTGTCGTCTTTTTTTAACAGGTCTGCAGAGGACAGCTGTGGGAAGTCTGCCGCTCTGGATGTACCGAAACACAGAATAGGAGTGAGCGCAAAAGAGATGATTCTCTTCTTTGGCCTACCCAACGACAACATCATGTGCTGTGACCCTTACTCAGAGGACCTGTACTTCATGGCTCCTCCTTTAGAAGATCTCAGCAGTCAGGATTACAAACGCTCCACCATGGAGTCCTTAATCGCCTGTGCCACACCTGACAACAACTTGTACCTAGCCTCCCATCTTTCCAAGCATTTCTGGCTGTACAATCCAGTCCTGAACAGCTGGCAGGAGTTGGCGGAGAGGCCACTGGGCAGAATACACTCGGGGATGGGCTACCTCAACGGGCACGTGTACCTTCTCGGAGGAAGAAATCCAGTGACTGATGCCAGATTAAAGGAGGTCGAGTGTTACAGCATCCAGAGGAATCAGTGGACCTTTGTGGCTCCTCTGCCTCACTCTTTGGGTAAAATGCAGGTGGTGGCACTAAATGACCACCTCTATGTCGTGAACAAAAGGAGAATGCTGTGCTACGATCCCAAAAGAAACCGCTGGCGCCACTGTGGATCACTCCGAAGAGACAAGCTTCACAAAGCCTGCGTTTTCCAGGACCAGATCATCTGCGTGTGCGACATCCCCGTGGTCAAAGCCTACAGCCCCACGAGAGGGGAATGGAGGAGGTTGGGGGACATTCCTATCGACAGCCGCGCTCTAAATTATCAGGTGATCCAGCACAACAACAAGCTGCTCCTCCTCACTCAGACTTTACTGCAGCACAACAAGAACAGGGTCCTCATTCATGAGTACGACCCTGGCAGGGACACGTGGAAGAACATAATGGCGGTGTACGTGTCCACCCTGGGACCCGTGTGTGTTTCGACACGTGTGTACCCAGTGTGCCTAGGCTCCGCTCACAGCTTCTCCACAGAGGAGGACGACGACAGTGGCTCGAGTGCCGACTGGGACTTGGATGGGCTGACCGACGCGGACTCCGATTCTGGCAGCTCGAGCTCTTTCTCAGATGAGAACTGGTAG
- the LOC142396483 gene encoding ras-related protein Rab-33B produces the protein MAIENKPGEEFDTVFSLNDSLELSSHHDHDGTQARIFKIIVIGDSNVGKTCLTYRFCGGTFLKNPEATIGVDFRERTVELDGERVKLQIWDTAGQERFRKSMVEHYYRSVHAVIFVYDVTSLCSFESIPEWIEECSRHAVGPQVPRIMVGNKCDLRERREVPTSTAQCLADGYNFPLFETSAKDPSEKEHVDAIFLTLAYRLKSHKPLRLKQLNESDVRQLGSQREQEAPSCQC, from the exons ATGGCAATAGAAAACAAACCTGGAGAGGAATTTGACACAGTTTTTAGTCTAAATGACTCCCTAGAGCTCTCCTCTCATCATGACCACGACGGTACCCAAGCTCGAATCTTCAAAATAATCGTCATAGGCGATTCAAATGTGGGGAAGACGTGTCTGACTTACCGATTCTGCGGGGGCACTTTCCTGAAAAACCCAGAGGCAACTATCGGGGTCGATTTCAGGGAGAGGACGGTGGAGCTGGATGGAGAGCGTGTCAAG TTGCAAATTTGGGACACAGCAGGTCAGGAGCGCTTTAGGAAGAGCATGGTGGAGCATTACTACCGTAGTGTTCACGCTGTCATCTTCGTGTATGACGTGACCAGTCTCTGCTCCTTCGAGAGTATCCCCGAGTGGATTGAGGAGTGCAGCCGACACGCCGTGGGGCCCCAGGTGCCTCGCATCATGGTAGGAAACAAGTGCGACCTGAGGGAGCGCCGGGAGGTGCCCACATCAACTGCCCAGTGTCTTGCCGATGGCTACAACTTCCCCCTGTTTGAGACTTCAGCCAAGGACCCCTCTGAGAAAGAACATGTTGACGCCATCTTTCTGACTTTAGCATATAGGCTGAAGAGCCACAAGCCTTTGAGACTGAAGCAGCTGAATGAGAGCGACGTCAGGCAGCTGGGGAGCCAGAGAGAGCAGGAAGCCCCATCTTGTCAGTGCTGA